From Corvus hawaiiensis isolate bCorHaw1 chromosome 13, bCorHaw1.pri.cur, whole genome shotgun sequence, one genomic window encodes:
- the PLEKHO2 gene encoding pleckstrin homology domain-containing family O member 2 has product MEQDTKEEVSEKPKSAPTAEKYGWIKKSSGGLLGLWKDRYIQLRKTQLVVYEDEDEQKCIETVELESYDKCQELRALLKRKNRFILIRSPGKKVHDIKFQAPTLEEKESWIKALNEGINRGKNKVFDEVKVDESLSLDHVTRDRVKVSHGRRPPTRSHLKEAAKCTSDGILRLDLDIVDNGPPTFDSTISESDNEPPQKETPKPPMPPTKPTGTKENQEAENNIPDQEHKKPLSPPLPPDKKLKEGITSKDGINAKEEDSVSPEENVEESQAPSEENKENLTEVSNRVVAKAPIPLPKSVPDKLKVAWDQPTIEPKKTEDLESDDGKDNLAEIAAADVTKPPVPPKVLSEKMLATVNSSHGDLEAGGWEEQESGSSKPPVNGITASEVAEFTSPTAETEEGNGRTAAEKEQQTSAEETETSLSTETDHESVKATVEKKDSTENTSGLKLRCSSLGDLLSDSKNKQRALPGQGFPKDSHQCLAKMEEKVANEREKAEKLLQKVLREGLEQAQGGNGPPVMAETLLNEAVEQLRQATQVLQEIKGLGELKREGTQKQKEKQKDLVTLYRRSAP; this is encoded by the exons GATGAACAGAAGTGCATAGAAACAGTGGAACTGGAGAGTTATGACAAGTGCCAGGAGCTGCGTGCActactaaaaaggaaaaatcgtTTCATTTTAATCCGCTCCCCGGGTAAGAAG GTTCATGATATCAAATTTCAAGCTCCAactttggaagaaaaggaatCGTGGATAAAAGCTCTTAATGAAGGGATCAATAGAGGCAAAAACAAAGTATTTGATGAG GTAAAAGTAGATGAGAGCCTTTCCTTAGACCACGTAACTCGGGACAGGGTGAAAGTGTCCCATGGACGCCGGCCACCCACAAGAAGTCACCTAAAGGAG gcTGCCAAGTGTACATCAGATGGTATCCTGCGACTAGATCTGGATATAGTAGACAATGGACCACCAACCTTTGATTCCACTATCAGTGAAAGCGACAATGAACCGCCTCAAAAAGAAACTCCAAAGCCACCTATGCCACCTACAAAACCCACTGgcacaaaagaaaaccaagaggCAGAGAACAATATTCCTGACCAGGAACATAAAAAACCTCTGTCTCCTCCGTTGCCCCCAGATAAGAAGCTTAAGGAAGGCATCACATCAAAGGATGGTATAAATGCCAAGGAAGAGGACTCTGTCAGTCCAGAGGAGAATGTGGAAGAATCGCAAGCACCAAGTGAGGAGAACAAGGAGAACCTCACTGAGGTCAGCAACAGGGTTGTAGCAAAAGCTCCAATTCCACTTCCTAAGAGTGTGCCAGACAAGCTGAAAGTAGCTTGGGACCAACCAACCATTGAACCTAAAAAGACAGAAGACTTGGAATCAGATGATGGCAAAGACAACCTGGCTGAGATTGCTGCTGCAGATGTTACAAAGCCTCCTGTTCCTCCTAAGGTTTTGTCAGAGAAAATGCTTGCCACAGTGAACTCCAGCCATGGTGACCTGGAAGCTgggggctgggaagagcaggagtcTGGCAGCTCCAAGCCCCCGGTGAATGGGATCACAGCCAGCGAGGTAGCAGAGTTCACATCCCCGACAGCTGAAACAGAAGAAGGAAATGGGAGGACCGCAGCCGAGAAGGAACAGCAAACTTCAGCAGAAGAGACAGAGACTTCCTTATCTACAGAAACAGACCATGAGAGTGTAAAAGCAACTGTTGAGAAGAAAGATTCTACAGAAAACACTTCAGGTCTCAAACTTCGCTGTTCTTCTCTGGGAGACTTACTCTCTGATtccaaaaataaacagagagCACTTCCAGGCCAAGGTTTCCCAAAGGATTCCCATCAATGCTTAGCTAAAATGGAGGAGAAAGTTGctaatgaaagggaaaaagcagaaaagcttcTGCAGAAGGTTTTACGTGAAGGGTTGGAACAGGCCCAGGGGGGTAATGGACCCCCAGTGATGGCAGAGACATTGCTCAATGAGGCAGTAGAACAACTTCGGCAAGCTACACAGGTTTTGCAAGAAATTAAAGGTCTTGGAGaactgaaaagagaaggaacacagaaacagaaagaaaagcaaaaggatcTAGTGACTCTTTATAGGAGAAGTGCTCCCTGA